CAGCGGCTGGAGCCACTCGGCCTTCTGCTCGGGCGTGCCGAACAGGTGCAGCGTCTCCATGTTGCCGGTGTCGGGCGCCTGGCAGTTGATCGCCTCGGGGGCGATCACCGGCGACCAGCCGGACACCTCGGCGACCTGCGCGTACTCGAGGTTGCTCAGGCCCGACAGCGACGGCAGGAACAGGTTCCACAGGCCGCGGCTGCGGGCCTCGGTCTTGAGCTCCTCGACGACGGGCGGCAGGGCCCACTCGTCGGGCGTCCCCCGGCGCTCGGCGCGGAACGCGTCGTACGCGGCCTCGGCCGGGAGGACGTGCTCGTCGAGGAACGCGCGCATGCGCTCGGTGTAGTCGGCGGCCACGGCGCTGGGTTCGAAGTCCACGTCCGCATCACACCACAGGGACCGGGTGTCCGGTCACGATCTCCGCACCGCCCTCCTCCGAACCGCAGGATCGGATATAGAGTCCACCGCGTGCCGCAGTTCAGGATCGCCGAAGCCGCCCGCCTGCTGGGGGTCAGCGACGACACCGTCCGTCGCTGGGTCGACGCCGGGACGCTCCCCGCGCAGCCCGACGCGTCCAACCGCAAGGTGATCGACGGGGCCGCGCTCGCCCGGTTCGCGCGCGAGAGCGCCCACGTCCCGCCGGACCCCTCGGGGGTGCAGCGCTCGGCGCGCAACCGCCTCGTCGGGCTTGTGACCTCGGTGAAGACCGACCCGGTGATGGCCCAGGTGGAGATGCAGTGCGGCCCGCACCGGATCGTCTCGCTGCTGTCGGCCGAGGCGGTCCACGAGATGAAGCTCGAGCCCGGCGTCCTCGCGGTCGCCGTCATCAAGTCGACCAACGTGGTCGTGGAGACCCCCGGAGGAGCGTCATGAAGCTGCGTCTGCTGGCCGTCGGTGCGGCCGCGCTGGTACTGGCGGGCTGCGGAGGCGGCGCCGCCGATCCCGCACCCGCGGAGTCGGCCTTCCCGGAGGAGCGCACCCTGACGGTGTTCGCCGCGGCGTCGCTGACCGACGTGTTCACCGAGCTGGAGACGCGCTTCGAGGCCGACAACCCGGGCGTCGACGTCGTCCTCAACTACGGCGCGTCGTCCGATCTCGCGCAGCAGCTCGTCAACGGCGGGCCGGCCGACGTGTTCGCCGCGGCCAGCGCGGCCACGATGGCGACCGTCACCGACGCGGGCCTGATCGAGGGCACCCCGGAGGTGTTCGCGCAGAACGAGCTGCAGATCGTCACCGCGCCCGGCAACCCGGAGAACATCACCGGCTTCGCCGACCTGGCCCGACCCGACCTGCAGGTCGTCGTCTGCGCCCCGCAGGTGCCCTGCGGGGCCGCGGCCGAGAAGATCGAGACGGCCACCGGCATCACGCTGACGCCGGTCAGCGAGGAGCCCGACGTCCGCTCGACGCTGGGCCGCGTCACCACCGGCAACGCCGACGCCGGCCTGGTCTACGTGACCGACGTCGCGTCGGCCGGCGACAGCGTCGAGGGCATCGCGTTCCCCGAGTCCGCCTCGGCGGTCACCGACTACCCGATCGGCGTCCTCACCTCCGCACCGCAGCCCGAGCTGGCGAGGGCGTGGACCGACCTGGTCACCGGCGCCGACGGCCAGGCGGTGCTCACGGGGGCCGGCTTCGTCGGGGCTCCGTGACGACACCGGTCACCGCGAGGAGGGCCGGCCGCGCCGATCGGGCGGCGGTCGGCCTCCCCCGCTTCCTGTGGATCCCCGCGGGGCTCGCGTTCGCGCTGATCGCGCTGCCCGTCGTCGGGCTGGGTCTGCGGACCGACTGGCCGCGGCTGCCCGAGCTCCTGCTCAGCGAGGCCTCGCTCGACGCGCTGCGCCTGTCGCTGATCACGGCGAGCTGCTCCACGGCGATCTGCATCCTGCTGGGCGGCCCGCTCGCGGTCGTGCTCGCCAGGGGCCACCTGCCCGGCCTGCAGTTCCTGCGGTCGGTGGTGCTGCTGCCGCTGGTGCTGCCGCCCGTCGTCGGCGGGCTGGCGCTGCTCTACCTCGTGGGCCGCACCGGGCTCGTCGGGCAGGGTCTGGACCTGGCGTTCGGCATCACCGTGCCGTACACGACGGCGGCGGTCGTCCTCGCGCAGACGTTCGTCGCGCTGCCGTTCCTCGTCGTCAGCCTGGAGGGGGCGCTGCGCACGTCCGGGCAGCGCTACGAGGCCGTCGCGGCCACCCTCGGGGCCTCGCCCGCGCTCGCGTTCCGGCGGGTGACGGTGCCGCTCGTGCTGCCCGGGTTGCTGTCGGGGGCGGTGCTCGCGTTCGCCCGCTGCCTCGGCGAGTTCGGGGCGACCATCGCGTTCGCGGGGAGCCTGGAGGGGACGACGCGGACGCTGCCGCTGCTCGTCTACCTGGCCAGGGAGTCCGACGTGGACGCCGCCGTGGCGCTGTCGCTGCTGCTCGTCGTCGTCGCGGTCCTGGTCATCGCGATCGCGCGGCCCCGGACGGTGGCGTCATGAGCGAGCCCGCGAGCTCGTCATGGGCGCGGCGGCCGTCCGCAGCGCCGAGCTCGCGCAGCGGGGGAGTGCGATGAGCACCGGTCTCGAGGCGCGGATCGTCGTGCGCCGCCCCGCGTTCACCCTCGACGTGTCGATCACCGCGGCCCCCGGCGAGGTGCTCGCCGTGCTCGGGCCCAACGGCGCGGGCAAGTCGACGCTGCTCGGCGTGCTGTCCGGGCTGCTGCGCCCCGACGAGGGGTTCGTGCGGGTGGGGGACCGCGTCGTCACCGACACCGCGGCGGGCGTGCACGTGCCGCCGCACCGGCGCGGGGTGGGCCTGCTCGCCCAGCAGGCCCTGCTGTTCCCGCACCTCTCCGCGCTCGACAACATCGCGTTCGGGCCGCGCGCCCGGGGGATGCCGCGCCGGGAGGCCCAGGAGCGGGCCGAGGAGCTGCTGGCCGGCGTCGACGCCGCCGCGCTCGGCGACCGCAAGCCGTCGCAGATGTCCGGCGGCCAGCAGCAGCGGGTCGCGCTGGCCCGGGCGCTGGCGCCGGAGCCCGGGCTGCTGCTGCTCGACGAGCCGCTGGCCGCCCTCGACGTCGACGCCACCCCGGCGATGCGCGCGCTGCTGCGCCGGGTCGTCCGCGACGGCAAGCGGACCGCCGTGCTCGTCACCCACTCCGCGCTCGACGCCCTCGTGCTCGCCGACCGCGTCGTCGTGCTCACCGACGGGCGGGTGGTCGAGGTCGGCGGCACCCGCGACGTGCTGGCCCGCCCGCGCAGCCCGTTCACCGCGCGGATCGCCGGGCTCGACCTGGTCCCGGGAGTCCGCGACGCCGCGGGCCTGCGCACCCCCGACGGCCTGCTCGTCTCCGGCCGGGCCGACGGCGTCGAGGTCGGGGACGCGGCGGTGGCGGTGTTCCCGCCGTCGGCGGTCGCCGTCTACGCGAGCCCGCCCGAGGGCAGCCCGCGCAACGTGCTCCCGGTGCGGCTGGCCGCGATCGAGCCCCGCGGCGACGTCGTGCGGCTGCGCGCCGGGGCCGCGCCGGGCGGCCCCGCCTGGGTCGACGGCCTCGCCGCGGACGTCACCCCGGCCGCGGTGGCCGACCTGGCCGTGGAGCCCGGGGCGGACCTCTGGTTCGTGGTCAAGGCGACCGAGGTGGCCATCCACGGCGCAGGCTGAGCGGTCAGCGGGCCACGTCGATCACCAGGCGCGGCGGGGCCTCCAGGGTGCTCACGGCGAACCCGGTGCGCCCGCGCACCCCGGCGGCCCAGACGAGCACCCGCTCGAAGTCGCCGAGGTTCACCAGCTCGGTGACCCGGGCCGTGTCGCCGGAGAGCCGGCGGGGCACGTCGAACGCCGGCTCGGGGTCGCCGACCTCGCGGTACGCGCTCGACCCGATCAACGACACCTGCAGCGCGGCCGTTCCCGCCAGCGGGACCTCCTCGCCGGCCGGGTCGGAGTACACCGGCAGGTCGACGTAGGAGATCCGGTAGCCGGGCACGGCCTCGGCGAACTCGAACACGATCCGGTCGGTGGTGCCCTGCCCGGCCACCCGCACGGCGGTGAGCAGACCGAACCCGGTGGCGTCGGACGCGGCCTCGGTCGCGGTCGGCACGGCGGTGGGAGGGGCCTCCGCAGCGGCCGTCGTCGCGGCGGCGGCGGGCGTCGCGCTCGTCGCCTGCGGGTCGACCGACGGGACCGGGGTGCCGGGCGGGGCGCTCGTGCAGCCCGCCGCGAGGAGCAGGGCGACCAGCGGGGTGACCAGCGCGAACGACGGCGTGCGGCTCATGCGGGCCGAGGATAGGGCCGTCAACCCAGCGTCACACCATCAGGCACATGCGTCACCCGAGCCCCGATCGTGTCCCTGTCGGTGATCGCGTGGTGAACGTAGCGTCGCTCCCCGTGACCCGCTTGATCCTGCGCATCGCCCCACTGGTGATGGCGCTGCTGTGCGCATCGACGCTGCTCGGCCCCGCCGCGTACGCGACCCAGCCCGAGCCCGACATCTCGACCGACTACGTCGTGCACGCCCGCACCGCCGCCGAGGCCCGGGCCGCGGCGCGGGCGCTGGGCGTGGAGCCGACCGTGCTCTTCGAGCGGGCCTTCTCCGGGTTCGCCGCCCGCCTCTCGCGCGCGCAGGTGGCGCAGCTGCAGGACCGGCCCGGCGTGCTCGGCGTCGAGGAGGACCGGCGGATCACCCCGCTGGAGCCGCGGTCGCAGCGGATGAGCGACCAGCTCACCGAGAGCGTCCAGACCAACCCGCAGAACTGGGGCCTGGACCGCATCGACCAGCGCAGCCTGCCGCTGGACAACAGCTACTCCACCCGGGCGACCGGCGAGGGCGTCACGGTCTACGTGCTCGACACCGGCGTCGACGTCACCCACCCGGCGTTCGGGGGCCGCGCGAGCGAGGCCGTGAACACCGTCGACGACATCTCCGGCGACTGCGACGGCCACGGCACGGTGGTGGCGGGCATCGCCGCGTCCCGGGACTTCGGCGTGGCCAAGGGCGCCCAGGTGCGGTCGGTGAAGGTCCTCGACTGCAGCGGAGCGGGCACGCTGTCCTCGCTGCTCGCGGGCATCGACTGGGTGGCGCGCAACCAGCAGGGCCCGTCGGTCGCGGTCATGTCCTGGAGCTACGGCCCGTCCGACGTGCTGCTCGCCGCGGTCAGCGAGCTGGTCGGGCGCGGTGTCTTCGTCGCGTCGTCGGCCGGCAACACCGGCGGCGACGACTGCGGCGTCGCCCCCCGCGCCTCCGACGGCGTGCTCGTCGTCGCGAACTCGACGATCGACGACCAGCGCGCCTCCTCGTCGAGCACGGGGGAGTGCGTGGACCTCTACGCCCCCGGCACCGGCATCGTCTCCAGCGTCCCCGGCGGCGGCACGGCGTCCTACACGGGCACCTCGATGGCCGCTCCGCACGCCGCAGGCGTGGCGGCGCTGTACAAGGAGACCTTCGGCGACGCCCCGAGCGGCACCGTCGAGCGGTGGATCGTCGAGAACGCCACCCCCGGCGTGGTGCGCGGCGGCGAGACCGGCGACACCCCCAACCTGCTGCTCAACACCGGCGGGCTCTGAGCCGGTGGCTCAGGCGGGCTCCAGCACGTCGAAGCCGGTGTAGGGGGTCAGGGCGGGCGGGAGGCGGACCGACCCGTCGGGCTGCTGGCCCTGCTCCAGGATCGCGACGAGCGTGCGGCCGATCGGCAGGGCCGAGCTGTTGAGCGTGGCCGCGAACCCGCGCGTGCCGTCCTTGGCCTTCGTGCGGATCCCGGCGCGGCGCGCCTGGAACACCCCGAAGTCCGACGCCGACGCGATCTCCCGGTACGCCTGCTGCCCGGGCAGCCACACCTCGATGTCGTAGGTGTACTCCGCGGAGAAGCCGATGTCGCCCGCCGCGAGCCGCACGACGCGGTGGGCGAGCCCGAGGCCCTGCAGCACCGCCTCGGCGTGCGTGACGAGCAGCTCCAGCTCCTCGCGCGAGCGCGCCGGGTCGACGAGGCGCACGAGCTCGACCTTGGAGAACTCGTGCAGCCGCACCAGCCCGCGGGTGTCGCGGCCGTAGGAGCCGGCCTCCGAGCGGAAGCACGGCGTGTGCGCGGTGTAGGCGAGCGGGAGGTCCTCGGCGGCGAGGGTCTCCTTGGCGTGCAGGTTCGTCAGCGGCACCTCGGCGGTCGGGATGAGGTAGAGCGCGCGCTCGTCGACCCCGGTCCGGAACAGGTCCTGCTCGAACTTCGGCAGCTGCCCGGTGCCGGTCATCGTGGTGGCGTTGACCAGCGTGGGCACCGAGAACTCGGTGTACCCGTGCTGCTCGGCGAGGTCGAGGAAGTAGCGGGCGAGCGCGCGCTCCAGCTTCGCGCCCTTCCCCTTCAGCACCGCGAACCGCGGGCCCGACAGCTTCGTGGCGCGGGCGAGGTCGAGGATGCCGAGCCTCTCGCCGAGGTCGACGTGGTCGAGCGGCTCGGCGATCCGCTGCGGCTCGCCCCAGGTGCGGACGAGCTCGGCGTCGGCGTCGGACGTGCCGTCGGGGAGCTCGTCGGCGGGGAGGTTGGGGATGCCGAGCAGCAGCTCCTGCAGCTCCGCCTCCAGCGCGCGGTGCTCCTCCTCCGCCGCGGCGACGACGGCCTTGAGCTCGCGGGCCCGCTCCACCAGCGCCGGGCGCTCCTCGGGCGAGGCGCCCTTGACCGAGGTGGCGACGCGCTTGGACTCCCCGCGCGCGTCGTCACCGCGCCCGATCGCGGAGTTGCGGGCGGCCAGCAGCTTCTCGAGCGCGGTGACGTCGAGGGCGAAGCCGCGGCGGCCCAGCTTGCGGACGGCGTCGGTGGCGGGGTCGAGCAGGACGCGGGGGTCGTGCATCGGTCCAGGGTATCGGCGGTGTGCGAGCGGGTTACGGGCACGCCTCCCTCCATCCGGAGGTGGCGACGGGCACCCGTCCGTCGCAGGATGTGCGGTGAACCACACTGCCGTGCTGAAAGGTCGTCCCGTGTCCCTGGCCCCTGCCGTCCCCTCCTACGCGTCCGGCACCTCCGAGGTGCCCCTGCTCGGCGACACGATCGGGGACAACTTCGATCGCACCGCGCTCGCGCAGCCCGACGTCGACGCGCTGGTCGAGGTGCCCACCGGGCGGAGATGGACCTACGGGGAGCTGCGCACCGAGGTCGACGCGGTCGCGCTCGGGCTCGTCGCCGCGGGCCTGGAGAAGGGCGACCGGCTCGGGATCTGGGCCCCGAACGTCGCGGAGTGGGTGCTGATCCAGTACGCCACCGCGAAGCTCGGCGTGGTGCTGGTCAACATCAACCCGGCCTACCGCACGCACGAGCTGGAGTTCGTGCTCAAGCAGGCCGGGATCTCCGTGCTGGTGGCGGCCACCGCGTTCAAGACGTCCGACTACGCGGCGATGATCGCCGAGGTCCGGCCGAGCTGTCCGGACCTGCGCCGGGTGGTGCTCATCGGCACCGACGACTGGGAGTCACTCGTCGGCCCCGGCCGCGGCGCCGACCCCGCGGAGCTGGAGCGCCGCCAGGCCGACCTGAGCCCCGACGACCCGATCAACATCCAGTACACCTCGGGCACCACGGGCTTCCCCAAGGGCGCCACGCTGAGCCACCACAACATCCTCAACAACGGCTACAACGTCGGCCGCCTGTGCGGCTACGGCCCCGAGGACCGCGTCTGCATCCCGGTGCCCTTCTACCACTGCTTCGGCATGGTCATGGGCAACCTCGCGTGCACCTCCAACGGGTCGACGATGGTGATCCCCGGACCGGGCTTCGACCCCAAGGCGACGCTGCACGCCGTCCAGCAGGAGCGGTGCACGTCGCTCTACGGCGTGCCGACGATGTTCATCGCCGAGCTCAACGACCCCACCTTCGGCGACTACGACCTCTCCTCGCTGCGCACCGGGATCATGGCGGGCTCGCCGTGCCCGGTCGAGGTGATGAAGCAGGTCGTCGACCGGATGGGGATGACGGAGGTGTCGATCTGCTACGGCATGACCGAGACCTCCCCGGTGTCGACCCAGACCCGCGCCGACGACTCGCTGGAGCGCCGCGTGTCGACCGTCGGACGGGTGGGGCCGCACCTGGAGGTCAAGGTCGTCGACCC
This sequence is a window from Pseudonocardia petroleophila. Protein-coding genes within it:
- a CDS encoding TOBE domain-containing protein, with protein sequence MPQFRIAEAARLLGVSDDTVRRWVDAGTLPAQPDASNRKVIDGAALARFARESAHVPPDPSGVQRSARNRLVGLVTSVKTDPVMAQVEMQCGPHRIVSLLSAEAVHEMKLEPGVLAVAVIKSTNVVVETPGGAS
- the modA gene encoding molybdate ABC transporter substrate-binding protein, giving the protein MKLRLLAVGAAALVLAGCGGGAADPAPAESAFPEERTLTVFAAASLTDVFTELETRFEADNPGVDVVLNYGASSDLAQQLVNGGPADVFAAASAATMATVTDAGLIEGTPEVFAQNELQIVTAPGNPENITGFADLARPDLQVVVCAPQVPCGAAAEKIETATGITLTPVSEEPDVRSTLGRVTTGNADAGLVYVTDVASAGDSVEGIAFPESASAVTDYPIGVLTSAPQPELARAWTDLVTGADGQAVLTGAGFVGAP
- a CDS encoding ABC transporter permease — its product is MTTPVTARRAGRADRAAVGLPRFLWIPAGLAFALIALPVVGLGLRTDWPRLPELLLSEASLDALRLSLITASCSTAICILLGGPLAVVLARGHLPGLQFLRSVVLLPLVLPPVVGGLALLYLVGRTGLVGQGLDLAFGITVPYTTAAVVLAQTFVALPFLVVSLEGALRTSGQRYEAVAATLGASPALAFRRVTVPLVLPGLLSGAVLAFARCLGEFGATIAFAGSLEGTTRTLPLLVYLARESDVDAAVALSLLLVVVAVLVIAIARPRTVAS
- a CDS encoding sulfate/molybdate ABC transporter ATP-binding protein, which codes for MSTGLEARIVVRRPAFTLDVSITAAPGEVLAVLGPNGAGKSTLLGVLSGLLRPDEGFVRVGDRVVTDTAAGVHVPPHRRGVGLLAQQALLFPHLSALDNIAFGPRARGMPRREAQERAEELLAGVDAAALGDRKPSQMSGGQQQRVALARALAPEPGLLLLDEPLAALDVDATPAMRALLRRVVRDGKRTAVLVTHSALDALVLADRVVVLTDGRVVEVGGTRDVLARPRSPFTARIAGLDLVPGVRDAAGLRTPDGLLVSGRADGVEVGDAAVAVFPPSAVAVYASPPEGSPRNVLPVRLAAIEPRGDVVRLRAGAAPGGPAWVDGLAADVTPAAVADLAVEPGADLWFVVKATEVAIHGAG
- a CDS encoding AMIN-like domain-containing (lipo)protein, yielding MSRTPSFALVTPLVALLLAAGCTSAPPGTPVPSVDPQATSATPAAAATTAAAEAPPTAVPTATEAASDATGFGLLTAVRVAGQGTTDRIVFEFAEAVPGYRISYVDLPVYSDPAGEEVPLAGTAALQVSLIGSSAYREVGDPEPAFDVPRRLSGDTARVTELVNLGDFERVLVWAAGVRGRTGFAVSTLEAPPRLVIDVAR
- a CDS encoding S8 family peptidase: MTRLILRIAPLVMALLCASTLLGPAAYATQPEPDISTDYVVHARTAAEARAAARALGVEPTVLFERAFSGFAARLSRAQVAQLQDRPGVLGVEEDRRITPLEPRSQRMSDQLTESVQTNPQNWGLDRIDQRSLPLDNSYSTRATGEGVTVYVLDTGVDVTHPAFGGRASEAVNTVDDISGDCDGHGTVVAGIAASRDFGVAKGAQVRSVKVLDCSGAGTLSSLLAGIDWVARNQQGPSVAVMSWSYGPSDVLLAAVSELVGRGVFVASSAGNTGGDDCGVAPRASDGVLVVANSTIDDQRASSSSTGECVDLYAPGTGIVSSVPGGGTASYTGTSMAAPHAAGVAALYKETFGDAPSGTVERWIVENATPGVVRGGETGDTPNLLLNTGGL
- the serS gene encoding serine--tRNA ligase, which translates into the protein MHDPRVLLDPATDAVRKLGRRGFALDVTALEKLLAARNSAIGRGDDARGESKRVATSVKGASPEERPALVERARELKAVVAAAEEEHRALEAELQELLLGIPNLPADELPDGTSDADAELVRTWGEPQRIAEPLDHVDLGERLGILDLARATKLSGPRFAVLKGKGAKLERALARYFLDLAEQHGYTEFSVPTLVNATTMTGTGQLPKFEQDLFRTGVDERALYLIPTAEVPLTNLHAKETLAAEDLPLAYTAHTPCFRSEAGSYGRDTRGLVRLHEFSKVELVRLVDPARSREELELLVTHAEAVLQGLGLAHRVVRLAAGDIGFSAEYTYDIEVWLPGQQAYREIASASDFGVFQARRAGIRTKAKDGTRGFAATLNSSALPIGRTLVAILEQGQQPDGSVRLPPALTPYTGFDVLEPA
- a CDS encoding AMP-binding protein, with protein sequence MSLAPAVPSYASGTSEVPLLGDTIGDNFDRTALAQPDVDALVEVPTGRRWTYGELRTEVDAVALGLVAAGLEKGDRLGIWAPNVAEWVLIQYATAKLGVVLVNINPAYRTHELEFVLKQAGISVLVAATAFKTSDYAAMIAEVRPSCPDLRRVVLIGTDDWESLVGPGRGADPAELERRQADLSPDDPINIQYTSGTTGFPKGATLSHHNILNNGYNVGRLCGYGPEDRVCIPVPFYHCFGMVMGNLACTSNGSTMVIPGPGFDPKATLHAVQQERCTSLYGVPTMFIAELNDPTFGDYDLSSLRTGIMAGSPCPVEVMKQVVDRMGMTEVSICYGMTETSPVSTQTRADDSLERRVSTVGRVGPHLEVKVVDPESGLTLPRGEPGELCTRGYSVMLGYWNEPEKTAEAIDAARWMHTGDIGIMDDEGYLNITGRIKDMVIRGGENVYPREIEEFLYTHPDIVDAQVIGVPDARYGEELCAWVTLRDGAEELTVEKVREFATGKLAHYKIPRYVMVVEEFPMTVTGKVRKIEMREKSVGLLGLEDAAAVRNA